One Salvia miltiorrhiza cultivar Shanhuang (shh) chromosome 6, IMPLAD_Smil_shh, whole genome shotgun sequence genomic window, GCACGAAAAAATCCAAGATCCAAGATGTTTAGGTCCGGAGAATTCGGAGGTTGACATATGAGTCGAATATCAAAACCATCTTGCTTGGCAACTTCCTGAAAGTATTTGTCCGATGGATCAATGTGTGTCGGAGCATTATCTTGTTGAATGAATATTGTGTTATGCATGTCTTCTCTTGGCCACGTAGCTCGAACAGCAGGAACAATTTTGTCAAGCATAAAACTTCTCATGACATCTTTAGTTATCGATGTGATTGGCTTAATCTCCAATGTTCCGGCAGCCCGATTTGCACTGCTTCTTTGAGCTACTACGTGAGTAACTAATGGAAAACAACCAATTTTCCCATCAAAAATACAATTGCCGTTTTCATCCATCCTTGGACGAGTCATCGCAGCCGAAAACATCACTTTACCAATAAAATTTGTGCTCTTACATGTCCGTAATGGATCATCTTCAACCCGAGAAAGATAATAATTCTCTGTCCTTTTTGTCATGTTAAACCACTTCTCATCTATAAAAACAATATCAAACAGACCTTTAAAAATTGGATCCTGATGGACACTTCTTGGATCAAGCATCGATAAGCACCATTCTAATCTCATTTTCTTGTTTCGATCAGTCAACAAAGGCTTTATGCAATTTGAATGCCTTCTAATGTCCCCCGACTTCAAAAGTTTGTGAACCGCATGTAACCCCACATTTGCGGCTGCTGCTACATCCCTCATTGTAGTTCTTTTTGCTAGAGGTATGTTCATTAGGATATCTGAATCAAGAGCAAGTCTCTTACGCCCACAATTTTTGGATTTTCTACTACAAACGTTAACTGCCTCATTGCGCAAAAGACAATCCTTTCCTTGTTTCCAAATTCGTCTCACAGTTCTTACATGCACTGAAAATAATTCTGCCACTTCATTCGTTGCACCATGAGGTAACTTCAAATCCTTACTTCTAGATAGCAAGTCATCAAATATTTGCTTACGTATCACATCATGTAGATTTGGTTTACTTTTACCTGTTATTAAATCtttcaaaagaaacaacaaaaaaagCATTTAAGAATTGTAACCAATACAGAGAAACTACAAAGACATAAGATCAAAATAAGCTCAAGTTGTATTCCAGTTTATCTTCTAGATTTGCTAAAATGATTGGGAGTAAGTGACATATTTTTGACTCGTAGatcttgaaaaataaattacatgCATGTAATATTTCTTTCTTTATAGCTCCTGAGGATTAGTGATCCTAATAACTAAAATGAAGCCAATACAGAGAACTACTAAGATATAAGATCAAAATAAGCTGAAGTGGCATTCAAGTTTATCTTCTCAATTTGCTAAAATGTTTGTAAATAAGTGATCAAGAACaagtataaaaaattaaaatgtaccTAATGCATTGTTGAACCCATTTAGATGCTCATGATCAACATCTGTTGTAGCGTCAGAGTTGAGATCAAAACTATGGTGGTTACCATTTCTTATTGGTGAATTTGGGTTCATTTTgctgatattttttttaatcgtgAAAAAGTTTATGATTGAG contains:
- the LOC130990491 gene encoding uncharacterized protein LOC130990491, with protein sequence MNPNSPIRNGNHHSFDLNSDATTDVDHEHLNGFNNALGKSKPNLHDVIRKQIFDDLLSRSKDLKLPHGATNEVAELFSVHVRTVRRIWKQGKDCLLRNEAVNVCSRKSKNCGRKRLALDSDILMNIPLAKRTTMRDVAAAANVGLHAVHKLLKSGDIRRHSNCIKPLLTDRNKKMRLEWCLSMLDPRSVHQDPIFKGLFDIVFIDEKWFNMTKRTENYYLSRVEDDPLRTCKSTNFIGKVMFSAAMTRPRMDENGNCIFDGKIGCFPLVTHVVAQRSSANRAAGTLEIKPITSITKDVMRSFMLDKIVPAVRATWPREDMHNTIFIQQDNAPTHIDPSDKYFQEVAKQDGFDIRLICQPPNSPDLNILDLGFFRAIQAIQYKQCPKTVAELVNVVEKAFEEYSPVLSNRIFLTLQSCMVEIMKARGSNDYKIPHLKKEQLEKEGRLPLNLKCDLELVNEVSRAINT